Part of the Halomarina litorea genome is shown below.
CGTGAAGTTCCCGCTCACGGGTCGGGAGGGGAACCTCGTCATCTGGACGACGACGCCGTGGACCATCCCCGCGAACACGTTCGTCGCGGTGGACGAAGGTGCAAAGTACGCCGCCGTGCGGGTCGAGGACGGCCCCCACGCGGGCGACCTGCTGTACGTCGCGAGCGAGGTGGTCGACGACGTGATGGGCCGTGCCGGTGCCGAGTCGTACGAAGTCGTCGAGGAACTCGACGGTTCGGACCTCGCCGGGTGGTCCTACGAGCATCCGCTCCCCGAGGAGGTGCCCGACCACGCCGCGGGCGCGGGCGCGGGACAGGTCTACCACGCCGACTACGTCGAGATGGACCGTACTGGACTCGTCCACTCCGCGCCCGGCCACGGGCAGGAGGACTTCGAGCGCGGGCAGGAGTTGGGGCTGGAGATATTCTGCCCGGTCGGCCCGGACGGCACGTACACCGAGGCGGGCGGGAAGTACGCCGGCCAGTTCGTCCGCGACGCCAACGACGACGTCATCGCGGACCTCGATTCGAAGGGGTTCCTGCTGGCGAACGAGACTCATCGCCACGACTACGGGCAGTGCTGGCGGTGTGACACGGACATCGTCTTCCTCGCGACGGACCAGTGGTTCGTGACGGTCACGGACGTCAAAGGCGAGATGCTCGACAACCTGGAGGACAGCGAGTGGCACCCGCAGGAAGCGCGCGACAACCGCTTCCGCAAGTTCATCGAGGGGTCGCCCGACTGGAACGTCTCCCGCCAGCGCTACTGGGGCATCCCCATCCCCATCTGGGTGCCGAGCGCGGACTCGTCCGCGAACGGGAGCGGCGAAGCCGCGGACGGCGCGGACTGGGACGGCGACATGGACGACGTCCTCGTCGTCGGGACCCGCGAGGAACTCGCCGAACGGGTGGACCAGGACGTCGACCCCGAGGCGGTGGACCTGCACCGTCCCACCGTGGACGACCTGACTATCACCGAAGGGGGAACCACCTACGAACGCGTTCCGGACGTCTTCGACGTCTGGCTCGACTCCTCGGTGGCCTCGTGGGGCACCCTCGACTACCCCGGCGAGGCCGAGGACTTCGAGGAGCTGTGGCCCGCCGACCTCATCATGGAGGCCCACGACCAGACCCGCGGGTGGTTCTGGTCGCAACTCGGGATGGGCACCACCGCGATGGGCGAGATACCCTACAAGGAGGTGTTGATGCACGGGTGGGCGCTGGCCGAAGACGGACGGAAGATGTCGAAGTCCATCGGGAACGTCGTCACGCCCGCCGAGGCGCTCGAACGCCACGGCGCGGACCCGATGCGCCTGTTCCTCCTGTCGGTGAACCCGCAGGGCGAGGACATGCGCTTCTCGTGGGACGAGATGGCGACGATGGAGCGCAACCTGAACATCCTCTGGAACGTCTTCCGGTTCCCGCTCCCGTACATGCGGATGGACGGGTTCGACCCCGAGGCCGTCGACCTCGCCGACTGCGACCTCGAACTGGTCGACGAGTGGGTGCTCTCGCGGCTCCAGACGGTCGTCGGGGAGATGACCGACCACTGGGCGGAGTTCCGGCAGGACCGGGCGCTCGACGCCCTGCTGGAGTTCGTCGTCGAGGACGTCTCCCGGTTCTACATCCAGGTGGTCCGCGAGCGGATGTGGGCCGAGGAGGACTCCGACAGCAAGACCGCGGCGTACGCCACGCTCTACCACGTGCTCGTGGAGACGACGAAACTGCTCGCGCCCTACGCGCCGTACGTCGCCGACGACGTCTACGGCACGCTCACGGGCGACAGCGGGTTCGACACGGTCCACATGTGCGACTGGCCGGCGGTCGACGAAGGGTATCGAAAGCCCGAACTGGAGTCGGACCTCGCGGTCCTGCGGGCCGTCGAGGAGGCGGGGTCGAACGCCCGCCAGCAGGCAGAACGGAAACTCCGGTGGCCCGTCCCGCGCGTCGTCGTCGCGGTCAACGACGCGGCGGCCGCCGAGTCCGTCCGCGAGCACGCCGCACTGGTGCGTGACCGCCTCAACGCTCGCGAGGTGGACGTCATCGCGCCCGGCGAGGAGTGGGGCGAACTGCGCTACTCGGCGCAGGCGGACATGTCCGTCCTCGGCCCCGCCTTCGGCGGGCAGGCCGGCGAGGTGATGGGTGCGCTCAACGGGGCGCGCGTCTCCGAACCCACGCTGGACGCCCTCGAAGCCGCTGTCGAGGAGGAACTCGGCGAGTCCGTCGAACTGACCGACGAGATGGTCGAGTTCGTCACCGAGACGCCCGAGGGAGTCGCCGCCACGCCCTTCACCGTCGCGGGCGACGAACGCGGCGTCGTCTACGTCGACACCTCGCTCACGGAGGACATCGAGAGCGAGGGGTACGCCCGCGAGGTCATCCGCCGCGTCCAGGAGATGCGGAAGGACCTCGACCTGGACCTCGACCGGCAGATTCGCCTCTCCGTGGACGTGGCCGACGACCGGGTCGCCGAACTGGTCGCCCGCCACGAGGCCCTCATCGCCGAGGAGGTCCGCGCCGCCGAACTCGATGTCGTCGAGGGCGAGGACGCCCACCGCAAGGAGTGGGAGGTCGAGGACGTGACGATGACGCTGGCCATCGAACCTCTCGCGCCGACCGAGGCGTCGGACTGAACCGCCATCCGCCGACCGGAACGCCCACGACGGTTCGAGTGATACGGTACCACACGACATGTGGTTCGGGACGAGCGTCCGGGGCGGGGAGGTGTACGTCGGCGGACCCGACGGTGA
Proteins encoded:
- the ileS gene encoding isoleucine--tRNA ligase — protein: MSDSQESDAPPERFGEVDDQYDPDAVEDRIRSYWRDVDAYEQTKAHRKGAERFFFVDGPPYTSGAAHMGTTWNKSLKDAYIRYKRMCGYDVTDRPGYDMHGLPIETKVEEKLGFENKKDIESFGMENFIEECKEYADDQLEGLQDDFKSFGVWMDWENPYRTVSPEYMEAAWWGFQQAHERGLVDRGKRSITQCPRCETAIAKNEVEYHEIESPSIYVKFPLTGREGNLVIWTTTPWTIPANTFVAVDEGAKYAAVRVEDGPHAGDLLYVASEVVDDVMGRAGAESYEVVEELDGSDLAGWSYEHPLPEEVPDHAAGAGAGQVYHADYVEMDRTGLVHSAPGHGQEDFERGQELGLEIFCPVGPDGTYTEAGGKYAGQFVRDANDDVIADLDSKGFLLANETHRHDYGQCWRCDTDIVFLATDQWFVTVTDVKGEMLDNLEDSEWHPQEARDNRFRKFIEGSPDWNVSRQRYWGIPIPIWVPSADSSANGSGEAADGADWDGDMDDVLVVGTREELAERVDQDVDPEAVDLHRPTVDDLTITEGGTTYERVPDVFDVWLDSSVASWGTLDYPGEAEDFEELWPADLIMEAHDQTRGWFWSQLGMGTTAMGEIPYKEVLMHGWALAEDGRKMSKSIGNVVTPAEALERHGADPMRLFLLSVNPQGEDMRFSWDEMATMERNLNILWNVFRFPLPYMRMDGFDPEAVDLADCDLELVDEWVLSRLQTVVGEMTDHWAEFRQDRALDALLEFVVEDVSRFYIQVVRERMWAEEDSDSKTAAYATLYHVLVETTKLLAPYAPYVADDVYGTLTGDSGFDTVHMCDWPAVDEGYRKPELESDLAVLRAVEEAGSNARQQAERKLRWPVPRVVVAVNDAAAAESVREHAALVRDRLNAREVDVIAPGEEWGELRYSAQADMSVLGPAFGGQAGEVMGALNGARVSEPTLDALEAAVEEELGESVELTDEMVEFVTETPEGVAATPFTVAGDERGVVYVDTSLTEDIESEGYAREVIRRVQEMRKDLDLDLDRQIRLSVDVADDRVAELVARHEALIAEEVRAAELDVVEGEDAHRKEWEVEDVTMTLAIEPLAPTEASD